The DNA segment gcttaagaaaaaataaaataaaaatgaatacacCTGTCACATTTTGGTAAATGTTTTGACTTTTCACAGGACCAccccaaagtgaaaatgtcaaaatgggtCCCAACTGAACTTAGGAGCGTCCCCGGTATCACTTGGCTAGTTGGTGTTAGTCTCCAGTATGTTTATATGATGTAATCGCTCCCGTACTGGTCACTGGCAGTTCAACATGGCATGGCATTGGAACTCTACATTAGGACGGCCGAAGGTATAGATGACCAAATCCTTCAAACTAAGCAGCTGTGTGGTGCCATTTTGCTGTCATCCCATGAAAACAAAAGTACCAAATTGTGTGGGGTGTGCTCACTTATGAGAGAAAAGTGCGCCATTTGAAACCAATGAATCAGTTCATGTCAGTGTCCCAAAGGAAGTCACCAGCAAGATAGCAGAAGGTTGACTCCATATTCTACAGCCTAAaatatgtagagcattttttaaAGGACAGTcacaaagcaaatcaaaaaaGATGAATTAAGGATGCATTTAAAATTTTAATCTGACATGCTCTCCTCAAGAGTATGAGTGTTCCATTACATTACACCACCGCTCTGTGTTTCCATGCGGTCTAGACCATAGCAGAGGGGGCATTTTGAACGCACCATACGCTTCAGTTTTCTTCCCTATGAGCTTGCCTAAATTCAGAGAAGCAGGGCCCTTGTGCACTTGACTTGAGCACCACTGATAAGCAACCGGCTGTCTTGTGCTTTTGACCCGGTTACACCCCAATCACCTAAACCATTTGACTGTTCTGCAATGATTATACTCCCCTGAAAATGCTGGctttaaaacaaccaaatttggattaaaaattgcacaaaacaaccccattttgtacaaaacaacccttttttttttctaaccaaTTGATCAGTTTTGAGGTTGCATGTGAACTCtgacaaatgagaaaaaaatcagGGTGGCGCTGCAGGAAAGACGAGGGACAAAGCAAACTAACGAGGTGTTTAAGGTCACACCATTACGGCAGTTTCATTAAGTGTACTACTGTGCCGAAGAAAAAATCTGCAAATGCTCTGGGAACAAAACAACTTGGCTGCAATCATTAAGACATGGTAACCGGTTTAACCATGACAAGTCATTAAAAAGATGGCAGGTAGATTTCATGACATTCCTTTCTCCAAAACTCATCCGCTTGTCTCACACGGAGGCACTGAAAAGTAACCATTCAAGAAAGATGATTCTAATAAGTGACACCAGGGAGGCTTCTCTTCACGTTTTAGCTGCCGAATCCAAAGATTCCCTTGATGTAGCCGGTTAGGCCGCCCTTGACCTTCTGCTCCACCTTGTCGTCCAGGGCCGGGAAGGCTACGTGGTTGAGAGccaggtcaaagaacagaggttTGCAAGGGATCGGCTGGAAGTCGGGCGGGAAGTGGACAAGGTTGGGGTGCTTCCCCACAAGGGACGAGTCCAGGCGGAACGTCTCCAAGCGGTCGCACAGAGGCTGGAGAATGACAAGGGGTATCGTTACCGTGACAAATGACTCAATAACGCAAAGAGAATTGTAGCACATGTCCACCCAAATGTGGGGATTGTTTAAAACCCATAATATTCGACATTAGTGTTTTGTTAACACATACATGTcttaaaagtcatttgaagATATTTAAGAACAAAAAAAGGTTTAAAATGTGTTCATCATTCAACGTTAAATATTATAATCCTCTTAGAATAATGTTTGTGTTTGCTGAAAATAATATATGTACTTTTTTCTCTTTTAACTTGTCGTTTGTCATCCCATGTTTCAGATATGAACCAGATAACTCGTTTTGGTCTTTGACCACAGCCTTCAATGTCTACAGTCTTTTTTGTGCTGTATTTTCTTCCAAACTACTAAAATGTGAAATTACATTAAAACGGGAATtagataaatataaatatattttcaccGCCCATTAATTGGATGATAGAATAATAGCAGCAAAATGTGCAGTAGCAAGAATCTCCATCAAAATCCAGAAATTGTCTACGTACTGTACATACAGTAGTTACAAAATCAGACAATCGGGAAGATTAGTGTCATAATGTACACTCGTGGTGGTTACCTTTTAATccgaaatgttttaaaaagtttCCTCTTACCGTGTTGTCTTTGATGGGCTGTGGAGTGGGAACGTCAACAGTCTCTCCGgtatctggggaaaaaaaaacagcttattGTAATTTTTGCTcccatgggggggaaaaaaaaaacatcacaaaaaaaaaaaaaaaaaaaaaaaacagtgccacTTCTAATCCTTCACCTAATATGGCTGCCGCTTGAAGAGAGTATTTTTCTGCATTGACTTTAGCAATGAGCTCCTGCACATCAGGGAGGTCCTGTCAACATCACAGACTACGTCAGTGATACAAAGGCTCCACGCAAAGCGGTAGTGGAAGCACATGCAGTACTGGAGCTATATTAGCATCTCAGTGTTGCTCCCAACCTTAAGGCTGTTGTTCATGCCCTTGGTCTTTGACTGCACCTCCTTGGCATACTTGAGCACCCTCTCATAGAGCACCAGAGCCTCGCTCCACTTCTTCACCAGAACGTAAGACTGGGCGATGTAGAAACACCTAGAAGTAAGACAAACATTGTAAATATCATGGGCATGCCATGTATTTATCACACATGTGGTTGGGTGGTTGACCTGTAGGCTTTGTAGGCCAGTGTCTTGAGGGACACCTCTTTCTGGAACCCATGGTCGTCCTCCAGGCCCTGCAGGGAGGAGAGCTCGGCCAGACTCTGTGGGGACACCAAAGAGAGTGGTTGTTACGGATGCCGTGTTTGGGGTACAGGCGTCCACACACTTGCCTGTAGGATGATGTCATAGAGGCGGATGAGGTCCTGTGGACGGGGCCCCCTTTTATTCTCGTCCCCCTCGGGCTCCTTCAGCTTGGCCTGCAGCGTGTGTGCCATGCTCTCGTTCCTCTTCACCAGCGTGCACAGCTTGATGTAGCTCAAATAGCTGCCAGACGACACCAGCGGCTTAAGCAAACATTCCGTCTATGCTAACAATTCAAACGTGACTATCAATACATTTGATTTGTCACCACAAAGTCCTTAAATCATGATTCACGAATCAAGATCTGACTTGAAACGGCCCGCTGGTGCCTCAACACCAAGTCGCACTGAACAAGGATTGTGCTCATACAGAAAATGTCAGCACGCTGTTCCATTTATCGTTCTTTAATTGGTTAACAACCCACATATTGCGTCACGCTTTTATGTAGCTCTCACTATTCCAACTTCATGTTAGACACTGTGGAAAACCACAATCAAGAAACTCCCTTTGCGCGATAATATATACAAGTAACAATAGTAACACcttaaataaatatgtaaatcACATCATAAAGACAAAATTAAAAACTACCTGTGCAGGAACTGCATGTTGGACACTTTTCCGTTCTCAGCATCCGAGCTTCTCTCGCGCTGCTTCTATAAGCAGAAGCATTAACCAAACATGTTAATTATTGACTTTTCAGGAACACCTCCTACTTGAGctataaaaaaaatcagctatTTTTCTAAAGGTGATATCATCATACCGCCTCAGTCTTGAGTTCTTCTCGCACCGCTTGGATGGTGTCGCGGCACTCGGCCAGCAGGGTCTCATACAGATGCTCTTTGGTCTCCTCGTTGGCTGCCTTCTCGAGGGGAAACAAGAAGATCAGattaatcaaatcaaatcacgcTGAATCATGTGGATGTGTGTTAAGATATGCATTTCTGGAATGCGCACCATGTTCATACCGAAcatacaatgtaatgattaccaCTTGCCACTTTGGCGTATTTGCTTTTCCCTCATATTTAAGTGTGTCATATGTGGTCGAGCAGATGGAATCAGTACAAATAGCTTCACAAATGTTGGGGGACAAATGTTGAGCTGGAGCGCTGGTGTGTTGCGCAATACCTGAATTTCACATTTGCATTTACTTTCGGCATGATTAAAGTCACAATTTCAGTACTCAATCACACGACCCCATCAAGGCGTCTTAAACTTAAGTAGTTTAAGTGGGAGACTCCAAGCAAGAATGTATGTTCAGTGATGAAGGTGAAGAAGACAGAGGCGGAGGAGAAGATATGTTGCCCAGCGGGCTCCTGATGGATTCCTGCACTCTACTTGCGCATACTTCACTATTATCAATGACACATTGTTCTTCACCTTACAACCACATACACTCGCACGTAGCCTTATATTACACATCTACAGACATTGCACAACTATTGAACAAAAAAGGAACACGTGATGGTCAGCATACACCATCTCAATGCTTCAGTTTGatgtgctttttaaaaaaacacatttacttCCGAAAGCAGTCAAATTGACATCAATCTTTGCAATTATCACCACGTCGAGGCAGGGGTGATGGTATTTAAAGTCTCGCACTTACGTACCAACACCTTGCTACGCCCAGCAAAACCGGCTTTACCTGTTCTACATTCCCTGCGGTTGAGAAGGTGCATGCGTGCTGCACTGCAGACTGACATAAATAATGTGGCTCTTCACTACACAGCTCGTACGGGCGGAGGATGATTGTGTGTAAAAGACAAAACATGAATTGATTTGACTCTTGCATCGACACCTAGCGCACTACGTTGGGTGGGGTCTTAAGTATTTAAAGTAAGCAGCAATTCTATGTGGCACACGCAAACTGGGTGTTGTCCTGCATTTATGTGTGTACCGATATGCTCAGAATGTAGTTGTACCAAGAGCAGGGCTGAATGCCAGAGGGCGTGATGGGAGCGCCTACAAAAAGTGCCTGTGACAAAACCCGCAGGAATGGATTGGAGGTGGCTGTGATCGACCAAGGGCGGACAATGACACCCTTTGAATGTTTGGTAAACTACAGCCAGACACTTTCACAAAGGTGAGAATCGCAAAGACAAGAAAATGTTGCAGTGTTGGTTGATTTCCAAGTTGTTCTAATTCCAAATATAGTTTCTTTATAGAAACTAATGGGCTGTAATTTATTAGGGGATCAAACTGGCCCtacttagaaagaaaaaaaaaaaagacagcagctGCCCAAGCATACTTTTATGACTTATCAAGGATATAAAGAAGTTAACTTTAGtattagaaaataaaatagCTAAGTTAAACTCTGATACTTTAAACAGACGTGccatgagacaaaaaaaaggaaggttTTTGCAAAGTCATAATGTCGCATTTTCAAGCTCTCTAAGGCAGGttgcaaagtgaaaggtggtctCCTCCATAAAATCATGTAGCAGTACTGACCTGAGCAATGGCAGCCTCGTTGTCTGGCAAACCCAACAGGAAGATGCGGACCTTGTCGATCTTGACGGGCACGCTCCTCCCGCGCCACTCCACCTCGCTCATGGTGGCCGCCTGCTTGGTTCTCGCCTGAGTGATCAGGGTCTGGAAGAATAAAGACCTTTGGTAAATTTGGAAGTGGTGATTCttttgtgagtgagtgacatCATTGttctcacctctagtttctcagCCAtcatgcctcctcctcctcctgtcagTCTCATTTGCATCAAgtcattgatagcattctggtcacctgtcagaaaaaaatcatgaatgAGAGGGGAATAGACAAGAGGTGTGATGATTAAAAATACATCTGTGAGTTATTTTCACAATATCTTACCTATATTGTAAGCACAGTATCGGATGTTAGGTGATATTTCGTCTACACGCTGACGATAAAGAGCTTCCAGCTCCTCAGTGAATGCACTTGCAAGCTTCTCATAGATGGTCCTTGAGtcaaaattaatattttattttatccctTGACTCTGATAAAATTAATATATAAAAGAACTGAACGTTATGaggaaaataaatgggaaaaaagtGCTCACTTGCACTTGTTGAAAGCCTCCATGGCACTCTTCCACTTCTGCAATTCAAACTCCACCATGCCAGTCAGGTAGGATGTGTAGGcctgcaaataaaaacaaaatgtcagtTCAGTGACTTtggacaaaaaggacaaacaaTAAGCAGAACCACAGAGCACAAATAATTAGCAATTAGCCTATGTCGCCTTGGGTGCTACATCACAAGCTAGGTGGAACAATAATGTGAgagtggggctctgcaatttggCAAAacaaatgatatatatatatatatatatatatatatatatatataataaaaatattaaaaaatgctGCAGAACAATTGAAAGGTTTTTCATCTTAATTCACATTCAACAAATGTAGTATCAATACAAATACTGTGTTTAAACTAGTGTGAATGCatgtaatttatttttgctCCATCATCATCACAATAAATGGcatgaaaaataaaagcatCCTCCAATTTATTTTGAGAGTTTAAAAATTAAAGTAAAATATGAAAAATTGTGCTACACAAGGCGGCACTATTAGACCTGAGAATACCTGCGCTTCCAGTTTAGTCTTGGCATCAACAGAGGGACTCTCGCACAGCTTCTCCAGCTTCTGACTGTGCTTGGCAGCTTTGCGGAGCCGTGCCAGCAAGTGAAAACGCTTACGCGGCTCCGTGTTGGCCTCCTGCTTCAACTGCATGGCGTAGCTCCATGCACGCTCCGCTTCCATCAAAACCACCAGCAAGTACctacaaacaagaaaaaaaaaagttgcataaGCCCCTGGGTATAAATAAGCAATTTATGCCAGATATTCCTAACCCAGAGTGCCATTTCATTTTCAACAAAATTACAATTTGTTTACCACAAATGCATCTTTGGTCATCTAGCTAAGCCAGCAAATTGCAGCAACAGGCAGAAAATTAGATGCTCATCCACTATATGGTAAATGTAACCTGTGCATAGACCTTTTACCATTCACACAACAGATACAGTAATGCATTTCGCAACATTAAATACCTGCTGTCCGAAAGCATTTcaactgttatttttttcccaacaaaCTTGTGCCGGTTTCCCATCTTGAATCCAAGAGTCTTGCGTAGACG comes from the Syngnathus scovelli strain Florida chromosome 5, RoL_Ssco_1.2, whole genome shotgun sequence genome and includes:
- the srp68 gene encoding signal recognition particle subunit SRP68, which encodes MTTVKQNEAKASALEENKENSPGGGVGLEILQIIKESQQLHGLRHGDYQRYRGYCSRRLRRLRKTLGFKMGNRHKFVGKKITVEMLSDSRYLLVVLMEAERAWSYAMQLKQEANTEPRKRFHLLARLRKAAKHSQKLEKLCESPSVDAKTKLEAQAYTSYLTGMVEFELQKWKSAMEAFNKCKTIYEKLASAFTEELEALYRQRVDEISPNIRYCAYNIGDQNAINDLMQMRLTGGGGGMMAEKLETLITQARTKQAATMSEVEWRGRSVPVKIDKVRIFLLGLPDNEAAIAQAANEETKEHLYETLLAECRDTIQAVREELKTEAKQRERSSDAENGKVSNMQFLHSYLSYIKLCTLVKRNESMAHTLQAKLKEPEGDENKRGPRPQDLIRLYDIILQSLAELSSLQGLEDDHGFQKEVSLKTLAYKAYRCFYIAQSYVLVKKWSEALVLYERVLKYAKEVQSKTKGMNNSLKDLPDVQELIAKVNAEKYSLQAAAILDTGETVDVPTPQPIKDNTPLCDRLETFRLDSSLVGKHPNLVHFPPDFQPIPCKPLFFDLALNHVAFPALDDKVEQKVKGGLTGYIKGIFGFGS